The genomic interval ATTCCCTTTAAGGCAAAGGAAAGTGTGTTTCAGACTTAATTTCCTGAAAAACTAAACACTGCAGCATTCAACAATTGCTTCTCAGCAGATCAGTAAAGGAGACCCTAGCATAGAGCAGGAGAGGTGAGATGCGAGAGCCGGACTGCTGGCACTGTGTAAATCTGTGAAAAGGGTGGGAGAGTGCATATTTGGGTAACACAGCTGAAAATCTGCCCTGGTTACTGTTTTCCTATGTTGAGTAATGGATGTCTTCCGTGTTGGATGCTTATTCTTTTCTAAAAGTGCTTGTTTTCTCGGTTCTCTCCCAGATGGATGCTTCTAGGCTGTCACCTGAAGGGACTGTGCATCTATACTTTGCTGCACCTCTGGCAACCCTTTGTTTTTGTCAATATGTACTGAGGAGTTTCTTTTCCTCAACAAATGCCAATTTTCTAGTTGGGGATATGCATTCTGTACATCTAAGCGAATGGAGTCTTATGTCTGCTTACACAAAGCCACCTTTCTGGTAGAAGAATGGTCACTGTTACCCTTCAAGTTGCTCAATTTCACTGTTGTTCATAGGCTCTCAACTGTAAGCCACTGCTTTTAGCTATTTAAAATGCACATAAGAATTAATTCTAAACtgacattttccttattttctcttgttactgcttttttaactttttgaacAAAGCTAGTTTATCAGTCTGGACTATTTCAAGTGCAGAGAAAAAACTGTTAGTGTCTCTGGAAAACACAGATCAGACAGACTTTTGAAGTTTGGAAGGCAACACATGTCGTATTTCACACAATTAATCAGTATGAGATTAATATCAAAGGGGATAGGAGGGAACAAGTCCTGGTATTTGAAATATCATACTGATAATGCAGCATAAAGCATTTTCCTTATGGAAAATAAGCATGTGACAAAATAAAGTCCTTCCAGGACTCATAAATACGAATgtttataaaattattattgcAGAAGACAGtgcttccattttttccccctaccTTTTGCACTACAAGACCAAACTGAAACAGTAAATCAGTTTTAATATGCTGTGGGAGGTTTATACCTGAGGAATATATTCTTTAAGGATGGTTACTCCTGTTACAAGAACTACGCatctcttctctgcttctcatcTCTTCAGAAATTTACAGACATAGAAAGGTAATTGTATTAATAAATCTAAATTGGCAAGTGAGTTCTCACAGGCCAAAAACCACATGCAACCTTCTTCACTTGAACCTGAGGCTGAGACACTGTTATGCTGAGACATTTTCAGGGACAAGCTTGGCTTGCATCCATGACTCCTGTGGGGGCTGTGGAGGTGGTTTGGATGAGAGGAGAAGTAAGAGAAGAATCTGAAGATTCGctctcttttgctttgcaaatgctCCACGATAATTTTGTGAAGCACACATACAGTGTGTATGAATGCCTTGGTCTCTGtcatcctttttttccacagtgattTTACTAGTGACAGTGACGTGAAAAGACGTGCCGCAGTATCAGAGGACATAAAGGTCTCTCTTCTGCAACAGAGGGCAGTAAGCTGCCATACCTCGTGTTTAGCAGCATCACCAGCTCAGCCAGTTGGCCCGGATCTGTTGGAATGTGCTATCAGCAAGGAGAGCTATGCTGGGCTGACACCTGGTGTCACCCACTGTGGTGGGCAGAGCACATTGCGAAGCTGTCTCCTAGGCTATTGTTTGGTATTTACTGCTTGCCATCACTTATGTAATTTTGCTAAGTTAATCTGATTTGGGAAGCATCTTTAAATTGAACACTTCTCATTCAGAAAcctgtgattccgtgatttgTCACAGATGTGTAGCTGTGTGCatagagaataaaagaaatgcttcaggGAATGAAGTAATTCTTAAACAGACAAATAGTGTAAGTTGCAGAAATAAGCGTACATAAAGCCAGGTGCATGGCAAGCATAAATTCATCTGCTTTGAACTTTCCTTATTAATAGCTGGTTTTCAAAACCCAGTAGAAGAGGGGACTGAGATATGCCTCCAGTTTgaagccaagaaggaaagcacagctgttgGCTCACATCTTCGCCCTTACTGCAGCCACAGAGTGATCTGTGCACTTTACCTTCTGTTTTTATGGCAGCCCTCCTGAGCAGCCTCCAAAATGGTTTCTGCTCAAGCTTTTCCTTACCAGCGGTGGGGCAGGCTGGAATAAGCTAGCAGCTTTATCCCTTGCCAGCCTTAGTATGATTTCCCCTGGGATCTGTGAGTCAGAAACTGGGATGGGAGCAAAACAGACCAGACTGTTAGTTCTGAGTTTTCATGGTGAGCAGCCCTGAGGTGGTAAATGCACAAGCTGTCCCACCGCAGAGCATCCAGAACCAGAACTATTCCCAGAAAGTGGCAGCAGTTGAAAAGGAGTCTTTATATTTTAGACCTCAAGTAAGGGAGTTGTCAAGCAAATAAAGATTTTGTGAATTCTGATAAGGGGCATCTTACAgtaattctttttcagaaaccGGTTTCCCACAAACAAGGTCAACCTTTTATTCATGGTTAATTAATAtataatgtgtttttattttaattgagcTGTTTGAGATGCAAATTTCCAGTTCAAAAATTCTTGAAGTAAAATGTTTGGACATTAAAAATACTGGAGAGCGTGGGGAGGAATGTTTTTTGAAAGGTCTTTTCTATTGAGGATTTGCAGAAATAATTGTTGGTTGTGGTTATGTACTGTTTCCCTTCAAACTCAGTAGATAACTTTTTTATTATGGGAAAGAAAACCTATAACCATatattaaggagaaaaaaaaaagtgaccttGAAAGGCTGTCCTACGACCAAGAGGCCTTTGCAGAGCAAGCTGGTGAGCACTGAGTGCTTTTTAATGTTATGCCAAAACGCTCTGTTTTTCATAGCCATGAACAGTCTGTGAGTAGTTAGCAATAggagaaaagtaagaaaatctGTGAGACTGTGGTTTAGGAGATGAACCTTGAGGAGCCTGTGGCAGTGGGACAGTCAGGCTACTGCATCCATCTGATTTCCTGTACAAAGATGAAGTCTGGCTCATTGCTATCATGCTAAGCAATCAaaaattttattatgtttttattataaCGATAACCTTACTGTAACTCTAAGCAACTAGgatttttcatcttcagagtAATTTAACTGCCTGAGAGAGACTTTATCCAAAGTTTATCCAAAGCCCAGGCAAGTCAATGGGAAGACATGAATGCTTTTGCATTGTGGCTATGATTTGAGCTTATTCCTTTGTTATTATAATGGTCCCTGTTCTTTTAGAAAAACTATTAAGACAGCAGATTTCTCAGTTGCCTTCTGCTCTGACCTGTGGTGACTGTGACTTTGTAGCCCAGAAGTCTTTGCATTCACAGTGCAAACATGGCAGTGATCTGAGCCATTCttaaacactgctgctgtttatgTTCACATGTTAGTGACCCACAAACCAAAAACAGTCTAAAAATCTGATATTTTAGAAtccttctgctcctcctttTACTTTGAAATTCTTTGAGAAGCTACAAATCTGTGCATTTCTAGCTAAAAGAAACCTGATTTATTGAAAAGAACGCTGGCTaattcttgatttttctttttaaacatactGAGCTTCACATGTGTTGGTTATTTTCAGAAGACTGAGACTCCATTTGCTGAagatcagaggaaaaaaaaaaagaacaaagtagtatgaggggagagaggagaagggcaaaacagtttattttctgttgcagtAAAGAATCAAAAAGGTCAGAACTTCCATTcatctcctcttcttcttctccaaaatattttcagtactgaAGCTCAGCAACAGAAAGACATGGAATCTATTTCATTTACACCAGCTATTGCTTCTgcctttcctctctgcagcatTCCTTATTAATTGTCTTATGCCATAACTCTGAGAGGAGACTCTGTTACTCATAATGCTTTTTCAGTGGAGGAGACTTCTTTAATAGAAATCAGATCCAAGATAAAAATGCCTTAGAGCAGATATCATAACCAGATGGGGAGAAAAAGCCTCAGATGTGAAGTCTGTATTAGCCTTAGCCTCAGCCTTTTTGCTTCatactttttcatttgcttctctTTGCCCTTTCCGGACCCTCCAACATGGCTTTACAATACAGCTTTCCTGTCTTATAGAACCAAAGCTCCGGTCTGCTCatattttctctgctcttttctctgcCTAAAAATCTTTAAAGCACATAACTGAATGTCCTGTTCTTTTCCAGTTCTCCTGGTCTGGGAGCAGGCATGATTAGCATGGACTTGGGTAGAGCTGACTCAATATTTGAATATACTGATGTTCTTGTGTAGTGCACTGGATAGGATGTAATTTTATGGAAGATGGCAAGACTGGAATGTTTGGACAGAGCCAGTCCTAGCAGTGCAGGAGATGAGAACAgaagtgcattttttaaatgttgcttgTGTCTTGTCCATGATTATTGTGGAAGTTTTGCATACTTTAGAAGAAATGCACTAATAATGACAGTAACACAGCAAGGGTTCTGTGGTGCACAGAGTATCTTTCACAGTACTCACCTGAAAGCATAATGTCTCTGTGTCTTACTGCATTTGAAAACAcgtcagaagaaaatgtatacAACATTttcacagtgtgtgtgtgtgtcttcaCATCCTTTTACAGCCAAACACAATAATGTGATTAAAATTAGCCTGATGTACTGTAGAGACTGGGGAAGTCATTTCATTAGTGCCTGTGATCAGCTGGCCAAGGATGAGACAGGAAGCCTGAGAAGAGAATTTGTCCTGTTGTGGCATTGCTGCCATACTTATGTGTGTTGGAGTGAATAGAGTAGGAACCTTGCTCACTTGAACTCTCTCTGCATGAAAATTTGCCATTCATTCACACATAGATACAGCTTACACTGAGACTCCTCTGAGGTACTGCTTGTGCAGCACTTGGTACTCATCTTTCAAGGCTACACAATGAAGGCATCCATGTTTCATCCAGTGGCTGAAAGGAACAAGGTCTGTACTCTTATCAGGTGTTCAACCATTTCCTTTTTGTgagaacatttttcctttggaaccaacaaaaccattttttatTGCCTGAAAACAGCCATCTATTTTGCTTTGTTATAGGCTTAGCAGGCACACCCATTCTGGCCCTTTCTCTGAAACAGCAAAATGCACAAAGGCTTGGCGCAGCTCCTGTGTGCCACATCACagtgtgttgttgtttttagaTTGCATTCTTGATCCTCATTTGTCTTAACATATCAATGAATGTCTCCAAAGATCCACTTATAATGCTGGGATTGTGTTCATGGAGTGTTCACTGTGTTGTTTTAAGGAGAAGTCACATGCAAAGTCAGCTCCACATGCAGCCTTGAGCTTATTGGAGTGGCAGCGATGCACAGTTCACACTGACAGGCTAAGCTGAGGACCATGTGAATTTGGTTCTCCTGGAtgggacatgagccagcaatgtgcccatgcagccaagaaagccaactgtaccgcaggctgcatcagaagaagtGTGGCCATCAGGacgagggaggtgatcctgcccctctcctctgcactgatgaggcctcacctggagtactgcatccagatgtggagtccgCAGTACAGGAgggacatggacctgttggaccACGTCCAAATGAGGGCtgcaaaaatgatccaagagattgaacacctctcctacaaggatAGGggctgttcatcctggagaacagaaggctccagAGAAACTTGGTAGCGGCCTTTCattatctaaaggggagctgtaAGAAGGAAATGAATGGATTCTTTAGTGCGGTCtcttgtgataagacaaggggaaatgatttcaaattgaaaaaggagatttaagttggatgtaaggaggaagttttttacaagaAGAGTAGTGAggcagagaggttgtgaatgccccatccctggagacgcTCAAGGTCGGGCTAGACGGGGCTCTGAGGAACCTGGTCTAGCTGTGGGTGtccattgcaggggagctggactaggtACCCTTAaaagggcccttccaactcaaacaattctgtgatttatttcattGTGAAGCTACTTACCTGCTGTAGGTGTTGTGGAGATGTTTAATGATGTGTTCTTTTAGTTATTTGTTATTGATGTTTTTCTGCTGAGTGATCTCAATACTGTttcatgaaggagaaaaaattatttgtgattCCAGTTTGGTGCTTATGACTTAACTTGCAATTTGCATGTCTTTCTAGAGagtttttgaatttattttttttttctgtagatgCATTAATTTTTAAGTCCTGGCACTTGCTAACAAacctgtttcttctttccttatcCTACACTTATGCTTTGAGCCCAAGGACAACTTTGGGTCAGGGGTTGCTTGACTTCAGCGGTGCAGTGATGGGAGAAACCAGGGATGTCACTGCATAGGAAGGCAAGCAACCACACAAGCAGAGGAAAGGGTCtgggaagaaagggagaacaGGAAAGTTGGTGCAATGGAGTTTGAATTTGCAGGGACTGGGTGAAGGGACTCATAGTTATCCAAGGCCAGGATGAGGGATGAAGGTATAAATGTATTTGGGGTTAGAATTTATGGAACAGGCAAGTGGATGCAAGTTGAGAAAATGGATGAGAAATTCCAAgtgtgggaagaaaacagagaaagactgggaaactacaggccgCAGAAGCTGGTGTGAGAGTGGATGCAAACCTTAGGGCTGGAGGGAGAAGGGTGACTAGCCTAGGGCAGGGAGCCATGGAAAGGTGACACTGCAAAGGACAGAGCCAGGAGGAGAATCTGGGGACAGAATACTGAATTTAGGAAGGAAAAGTGGTAACATGGGGAGCTGCTCTGTCTCATTCCCTCCTGCTGGTGTTCAGTGGAGATCCTTCCTCTGCTTACCCTTGAGGCAGACCTGCTGGAAGGGgctgtgtgcttctgtgcttgGAGTATGTGTATATACGTGTATTTTTGCTTCCAGTCTGGCATTCAGTTGGCTATTTTCGGTGCATCTATAACTAAATACCACTCGGCATACCGAGACTCTGGTCTTCCAGCAGGAACATGTGGTCTGGACAGGGAGGGTTGTTTGTGTCCTTCAAGCAGTGGCTACACAGGCAGTGCTTACAGGAACGGGACAGCAGTGTGCTCTCTGCCTGCCCTGGTTGGCGTCCCACGCTCACCTGGTGCCGGGGAAAGCAGCGTCCCCACACAGCATCCTGCTTCGGGGcgtcctgcagcagccagaagcGTTAGAGATTGTCATGAAAGCAGTTATGCTGTCTGCAGACGGAGCAGCCTTCCTTAAGCATGCCaaggaaactggaaaaacaggagcctttttttcccccctcctgaACCCTTTCAGTGCAACATTAAGTCACTTCCTGTAGTTGCAGCAAGcaggttcccccccccccctcccccgaGGCTTATATTCCTTTAAGAGGACGCTGCGCTCCGAACGCAGCCTCGTTAGGAACAAACCCGTCGGCGGAGGCTGCTGGCGGGGCAGGAGCGGGGTCTGGGGcgcggggcggagcggcggcgcTGCGCCTTGCAGCCCTGTTCTGTTCCCCGGCCGCGGGCGCACGGCGGTGCGGAGTGCGTGGggaagagctgctttccagcgGTGAGAGCACAGCCTATGAAATCGCCTTGCCCTGCTAGGCCAGGTTTGCGCCGGAGTGGGAGCTTTTTTTCCGCATGGGGTGAGAAAGGAGCGAGTGGGAGGCTCTGGGGAGCTGGTTTGTGGCACACGCAGCTGGGACAGCACGGAGCTGTACCGGAGGCCTAGCGATACGTGGCTGGAAACTTACAGCGTGGGGGCAGAGGCATGTGGCTAATTCAGGTAACCGGAAAGCTGGCTTAAGTTATTCCTCCGCTGCCTCTCATAACTTGCAGCAGTTGTTTTTCTCAAGTGGGACAGGAGCGGCAGGCTGTTTAGCAGCACTGTGCATAAATACTCAgcctgcagaagcacagcagacGTGGTACAGCTGCGTTTAGAGGGCTGTGGGGACGGAGCGAGTCCTGTATTTGGGCTGCAGGTACTTGTGGCTGTGGGACCATTGCTTTCTCTCATGGCTGAGGGACTGGGGGTCCCTGCATGGGGACTCGGTGCTGACTGAGAGCACTGGTAGAGTTAGCCAGCAAGAATGAACTGAcattgctgctcctgcagctgtgaTTCTCTAGGCAGTAGAACAACTGCAGATCTGTCTGACATCTAATGGCACCAGAGAGGGTTAGAGTTCCTGTTCCCGCAGCCTGTGAATTTACCCTCTGGACAAGTTGGTCTCCAGATGAGTCGTGCAATGCAGCATGCTCCTCGGATCTTCATCTGATGGCATATTGTGTGTGAAGGTGGTATTCCACAGGAAGGCTGGAGGGACTCGGGAAAGgattgctttcatttgcttgcTGTACCATTTCTGTACAGCTCCGGTAGCAGAAGTTATCAGtgtgtacatatgtatgtatatatactttTGTGCACTTTGCAGCATTTGAAGAACTATTCATTAGCTTTTAGGAAGTTAAATGAGATGTAGTGCTGACATTAAATCAGCAAGATGCTGTTTTGCTCTGAGCTGTGGCTGTGTTTCTGCCTCCAGCGCTGTGTGCACCCATCCTGGTATGTTTGTGTCACTGCCTAGTTTACTGAGGCATAGTTTCTTACCCATGtgctcattttgtttctttttttccagaaaaagaggaagttattataaatggaaaagatgaaaatgaacgGAAATACCCCTATTTTGTGGAAACACCTTATGGCTACCAGCTAGACTTGGATTTTCTGAAGTACGTGGATGATATACAGAAGGGGAATACcattaagaaattaaacatccaaaagaagaggaaagcagtaCCAGCCTCCACAAGTACCAAGAACTCTGGTGGCCACTGTGGCGACTGGACTTCCACAGAGTCTCTGTCTTCTTCAAACAGTGATGAGAACAAGCAGTCTTTCTTGGCAACAAGAAGTCAAGTAACCTCATCTGTGGCTGTGAGACCATTGGCTTCCCTTGAGGCATCTCCCTCCTATTTAACCATTCCCGAGAGTAAGCaactccctcctccttccccacagcTTCCTCGGCACAACCTCCATGTGACAAAAACCCTCATGGAAACACGCAGACGGCTTGAACAGGAGAGAATGATGCAGGTAATGCCAGGAGACATCCGCAGGCCCCGACTTTCCAGCTTTGGGGGCATGGGCTCAACGAGCTCCCTGCCTTCTTTCGTCGGGTCCAGTGGGTACGGTCACTTGCCTCAGCAGCTCCACAATGGCTACCAGGGGAATGGAGACTTCGGAGCCTGCTTTGGCTCCTCCTTGGGCAGTTCCATCCGGCACAGCCCAATGAGTTCAGGAATATCCACACCTGTCACCAATGTGAGCCCGGTGCATCTGCAGCAGATCAGGGAACAAATGGCAATTGCTCTCAAGCGCCTCAAGGAGCTTGAGGAGCAAGTAAAGAccattcctgtgctgcaggtcAAAATCTCGGTGttacaggaggaaaagaggcACATGATGGCAGAACTCAAAAGCCAAAGGAAATCCAGTCAGAATGACATGTATGGCTTCAGAAAAAGATCGTACAGTGCAGGAAACGTGGAGCAGTGGGAGCACCTGTCTCAGGtgcaaagaggaggagaacTTTATATCGACTGTGAGGATGAGATGGAGAGTGCGGAGCAGAGCTCTCGGAGGGTAGAGGAGTTCAGGCAATTGACTGCTGAAATGCAGgctctggagaaaaaaatccaggacAGCAACTATGAGGTTCCATCGAACCTTAGAGAAAGCCTGACGAAAGAAAGCCGATCTGTTGCTGTTGGTGCTGATGAAAACATGAATGATGTGGTTATCTACAACAGATCTTCAAGGCAACATAGAGAAGTAGCGGTGgggacagagaaagaaatgagagagtCGGGGGTTGGGGTGACGGAGGCCATGCTTGGCTTATCGACAGAAGTTGAGAAAGAAATAGAGCTTCAGCAGCAGACCATTGAAGCccttaaagaaaagatttaCAGGCTGGAGGTTCAGTTAAAGGAGACAACCCACGACAGGGAAATGACCAAATTAAAACAGGAGCTGCAGGCGGCTGGATCTagaaaaaaagtagataaaGCCGTGATGGTTCAGCCCTTCGTCGTCAGCAGAATGGTGGAGGCTGTGGTACAAATGAGAGACCAAATGGTGGGAGACCATGTGCATGTTGCTGATTCGTCTGTAGGCAGCCATTTGCAAATGAGCAGCGTGGGCACGTCCTGCAGCCCAGCGGTACGGAGCGCAGCGGCGGGCCCTGAGCTGCTCATGAGCCGCTGGCTTGTGAGGGAGAGGGCAGAGATGCGAGACCAATGCACGGGGAGGTGCGTGGAGCTGCTTGACAAGAAGGTGGGTGTGGAGACCAGCGTCTGCGAGACTGGTGTCAACACAGAGGAGTCTGTGGGTGACCTGAGTCTCTGTAGGACAGTGCGGGAGATCCGGGAGACGAGGTCGATTGGCTGCGGGGATTGCTCAGTGGATGTGATTGTTTGTGCCCCAAAGGAGTGCGTCTCCCGCCAGACAGCCACAGAGTCTGTGTGCAGTGCAGAAGCCACAGTCATGGCTGTGCCTTCCACAGCTACCCAGCAGACCAGCACGGCTGTGGAGATGGTGAGCCGGTGCACCAGTACAGAGGCACTGGTGGCAGTGGACTGTGGCACCAATACTGTTGCAAGCAGCCGTGACCAGCAAACCAGCACAGTGAGTGTGGAGATGCGAACCGTGGCAGTTGGGGACGGCCGGGTGAAGGACATACATGCATCTGCTAAAACGCGTTCAGTTGGAGTAGGGACCTTGCTTTCCAGTCATCCTGGCTTTGAAAAACTCTCTGTGATAAAAACCAAAGACTGCGGTGTTGGGCAGATAAACATTAATGAGAACTATCTAGTTGGTCTTAAAATGAGAAGCATTGCCTGCGGTCCCCCTCCCCTGGTGGTTGTACCGACCAGTACCAGGAGCATTGGTGTTGGGGGTGAGCCAGTGTGTGAGTCCGTGAGCAGCATCCTGGAAAGCCCACTGCCTCCAGCT from Lagopus muta isolate bLagMut1 chromosome Z, bLagMut1 primary, whole genome shotgun sequence carries:
- the KANK1 gene encoding KN motif and ankyrin repeat domain-containing protein 1 isoform X2; the encoded protein is MKSPCPARPEKEEVIINGKDENERKYPYFVETPYGYQLDLDFLKYVDDIQKGNTIKKLNIQKKRKAVPASTSTKNSGGHCGDWTSTESLSSSNSDENKQSFLATRSQVTSSVAVRPLASLEASPSYLTIPESKQLPPPSPQLPRHNLHVTKTLMETRRRLEQERMMQVMPGDIRRPRLSSFGGMGSTSSLPSFVGSSGYGHLPQQLHNGYQGNGDFGACFGSSLGSSIRHSPMSSGISTPVTNVSPVHLQQIREQMAIALKRLKELEEQVKTIPVLQVKISVLQEEKRHMMAELKSQRKSSQNDMYGFRKRSYSAGNVEQWEHLSQVQRGGELYIDCEDEMESAEQSSRRVEEFRQLTAEMQALEKKIQDSNYEVPSNLRESLTKESRSVAVGADENMNDVVIYNRSSRQHREVAVGTEKEMRESGVGVTEAMLGLSTEVEKEIELQQQTIEALKEKIYRLEVQLKETTHDREMTKLKQELQAAGSRKKVDKAVMVQPFVVSRMVEAVVQMRDQMVGDHVHVADSSVGSHLQMSSVGTSCSPAVRSAAAGPELLMSRWLVRERAEMRDQCTGRCVELLDKKVGVETSVCETGVNTEESVGDLSLCRTVREIRETRSIGCGDCSVDVIVCAPKECVSRQTATESVCSAEATVMAVPSTATQQTSTAVEMVSRCTSTEALVAVDCGTNTVASSRDQQTSTVSVEMRTVAVGDGRVKDIHASAKTRSVGVGTLLSSHPGFEKLSVIKTKDCGVGQININENYLVGLKMRSIACGPPPLVVVPTSTRSIGVGGEPVCESVSSILESPLPPAELRTGLDHYIERVQKLLQEQQMLLAENYSELAEAFGEPHSQIGSLNSQLISTLTSINSVMKYASTEELRSLDLQKQCVEKSTAPGATVEYIPHGQLADTHLTSNLRALKLEQDVEPAQEEKKAPLVEAVRGRKSFSSQDKTLAAINLTDDQLASGLYVCSNSENTLKSIMKKRDGKKDLSNTKKNLQFVGINGGYETTSSDDSSSEESSSSDSEEECDGHVYPHGCGRDGEHPVLGPPETSAAGTAKDGPSLECEAEEVEIRERYELSEKMLSACHLLKNNIDDPKALTNKDVRFCLNTIQHEWFRVSSQKSAVPEMVGDYITAFEEISPAVLRHIINVADGNGNTALHYSVSHSNFEIVKLLLDANVCNVNHQNKAGYTPIMLAALAAVEAEKDMRIVEELFSCGDVNAKASQAGQTALMLAVSHGRIDMVKALLACGADVNIQDDEGSTALMCASEHGHVEIVKLLLAQPGCNGTLEDNDGSTALSIALEAGHKDIAVLLYAHVNFSKTQSPGTPRLSRKTSPGPTHRATFE
- the KANK1 gene encoding KN motif and ankyrin repeat domain-containing protein 1 isoform X3; translation: METRRRLEQERMMQVMPGDIRRPRLSSFGGMGSTSSLPSFVGSSGYGHLPQQLHNGYQGNGDFGACFGSSLGSSIRHSPMSSGISTPVTNVSPVHLQQIREQMAIALKRLKELEEQVKTIPVLQVKISVLQEEKRHMMAELKSQRKSSQNDMYGFRKRSYSAGNVEQWEHLSQVQRGGELYIDCEDEMESAEQSSRRVEEFRQLTAEMQALEKKIQDSNYEVPSNLRESLTKESRSVAVGADENMNDVVIYNRSSRQHREVAVGTEKEMRESGVGVTEAMLGLSTEVEKEIELQQQTIEALKEKIYRLEVQLKETTHDREMTKLKQELQAAGSRKKVDKAVMVQPFVVSRMVEAVVQMRDQMVGDHVHVADSSVGSHLQMSSVGTSCSPAVRSAAAGPELLMSRWLVRERAEMRDQCTGRCVELLDKKVGVETSVCETGVNTEESVGDLSLCRTVREIRETRSIGCGDCSVDVIVCAPKECVSRQTATESVCSAEATVMAVPSTATQQTSTAVEMVSRCTSTEALVAVDCGTNTVASSRDQQTSTVSVEMRTVAVGDGRVKDIHASAKTRSVGVGTLLSSHPGFEKLSVIKTKDCGVGQININENYLVGLKMRSIACGPPPLVVVPTSTRSIGVGGEPVCESVSSILESPLPPAELRTGLDHYIERVQKLLQEQQMLLAENYSELAEAFGEPHSQIGSLNSQLISTLTSINSVMKYASTEELRSLDLQKQCVEKSTAPGATVEYIPHGQLADTHLTSNLRALKLEQDVEPAQEEKKAPLVEAVRGRKSFSSQDKTLAAINLTDDQLASGLYVCSNSENTLKSIMKKRDGKKDLSNTKKNLQFVGINGGYETTSSDDSSSEESSSSDSEEECDGHVYPHGCGRDGEHPVLGPPETSAAGTAKDGPSLECEAEEVEIRERYELSEKMLSACHLLKNNIDDPKALTNKDVRFCLNTIQHEWFRVSSQKSAVPEMVGDYITAFEEISPAVLRHIINVADGNGNTALHYSVSHSNFEIVKLLLDANVCNVNHQNKAGYTPIMLAALAAVEAEKDMRIVEELFSCGDVNAKASQAGQTALMLAVSHGRIDMVKALLACGADVNIQDDEGSTALMCASEHGHVEIVKLLLAQPGCNGTLEDNDGSTALSIALEAGHKDIAVLLYAHVNFSKTQSPGTPRLSRKTSPGPTHRATFE
- the KANK1 gene encoding KN motif and ankyrin repeat domain-containing protein 1 isoform X1, with the translated sequence MAYPANTNGSAAEKEEVIINGKDENERKYPYFVETPYGYQLDLDFLKYVDDIQKGNTIKKLNIQKKRKAVPASTSTKNSGGHCGDWTSTESLSSSNSDENKQSFLATRSQVTSSVAVRPLASLEASPSYLTIPESKQLPPPSPQLPRHNLHVTKTLMETRRRLEQERMMQVMPGDIRRPRLSSFGGMGSTSSLPSFVGSSGYGHLPQQLHNGYQGNGDFGACFGSSLGSSIRHSPMSSGISTPVTNVSPVHLQQIREQMAIALKRLKELEEQVKTIPVLQVKISVLQEEKRHMMAELKSQRKSSQNDMYGFRKRSYSAGNVEQWEHLSQVQRGGELYIDCEDEMESAEQSSRRVEEFRQLTAEMQALEKKIQDSNYEVPSNLRESLTKESRSVAVGADENMNDVVIYNRSSRQHREVAVGTEKEMRESGVGVTEAMLGLSTEVEKEIELQQQTIEALKEKIYRLEVQLKETTHDREMTKLKQELQAAGSRKKVDKAVMVQPFVVSRMVEAVVQMRDQMVGDHVHVADSSVGSHLQMSSVGTSCSPAVRSAAAGPELLMSRWLVRERAEMRDQCTGRCVELLDKKVGVETSVCETGVNTEESVGDLSLCRTVREIRETRSIGCGDCSVDVIVCAPKECVSRQTATESVCSAEATVMAVPSTATQQTSTAVEMVSRCTSTEALVAVDCGTNTVASSRDQQTSTVSVEMRTVAVGDGRVKDIHASAKTRSVGVGTLLSSHPGFEKLSVIKTKDCGVGQININENYLVGLKMRSIACGPPPLVVVPTSTRSIGVGGEPVCESVSSILESPLPPAELRTGLDHYIERVQKLLQEQQMLLAENYSELAEAFGEPHSQIGSLNSQLISTLTSINSVMKYASTEELRSLDLQKQCVEKSTAPGATVEYIPHGQLADTHLTSNLRALKLEQDVEPAQEEKKAPLVEAVRGRKSFSSQDKTLAAINLTDDQLASGLYVCSNSENTLKSIMKKRDGKKDLSNTKKNLQFVGINGGYETTSSDDSSSEESSSSDSEEECDGHVYPHGCGRDGEHPVLGPPETSAAGTAKDGPSLECEAEEVEIRERYELSEKMLSACHLLKNNIDDPKALTNKDVRFCLNTIQHEWFRVSSQKSAVPEMVGDYITAFEEISPAVLRHIINVADGNGNTALHYSVSHSNFEIVKLLLDANVCNVNHQNKAGYTPIMLAALAAVEAEKDMRIVEELFSCGDVNAKASQAGQTALMLAVSHGRIDMVKALLACGADVNIQDDEGSTALMCASEHGHVEIVKLLLAQPGCNGTLEDNDGSTALSIALEAGHKDIAVLLYAHVNFSKTQSPGTPRLSRKTSPGPTHRATFE